The window GTTGGCGTAAGTTCCTGTTTTTGCCCCCAATAAAAAACCATCGATCCTAAAAACCTGGGATTATCAACCGGCATATAGTTGCGGTAGATGGCTAAATATTGTTCGGCTTTTTTTGTGCTGCTATCTTCAACATATGCGCCCCATATATTTTGGCTGCCGGCCACCCAGGGCCCCTCAACAGACCATTCTGTTATCAGGAACGGACCGCTCCAAAGCCATTTAAAATCCTGCAGGTTTTGCTTTAAGGTTTGTATCGAGCCAAAAATGTTAAACGATATAAAATCAACAGGTGTGCGATGCTGTATGTTAAAAATATCTTCTTTTTGGAATCCCACAGTGGTTGTGGTTACGGGATGTTGCGGATCGTCGTGATGAATAACGTCAACAAGGTTATTAAAAATAGTATAGAACTGGTTAAACCGGGGCCTGATGGGGAATGACAGTTCGTTACCCAGGCACCAGCATAAAAGCGCCGGATGGTTTTTATATTTATTAATTAAACTGGTGATTTTTTTTGTAACAATAGCCGCCTGAGGCGTGTTGTAAAACTCGTCCATTTTTAGGCTGGGCGGCATGGGCAAACCTACTATTACCGCTAAATTGTTGGCTTGTGCCGAATCTAAAATATTGGCTAGGTGTAGCGTGTCCCAAACTCTTATGGTATTGCCTCCGGCTTCTTTTAATCGCTTAAGGTTAGTGTACCCCGCAGCTCCTTTCACAAAAAAAGGCTTGCCATTGCGATACAAGGTGTATTTGCCGTTTTCGTTTTTGATAAAAACTGTTTTGCCCATATTGTTGGCAGGCTGTACCCTATTGCAGGCAAGCAGCAAAAAACAAAGCATTAAATAAGTGACCACTAATCTGAAAGAATAAAATGTCATAGATGTTAGTTCAGTTCGCTTAAAAATGGAGCTCGTGTTAGGGATTCAGGCTAATTTCAGACGTGTAATTTGAAATCAAAACTAAGCTTTTTACGAGATTTAACCGTTTTATGTTGTTGCGGAGGTTTTTTTTAACGTGTCACATTTTTGATAGACTAATGTGCCAGTGTTAAAATGTTAGCAGGTTTTGGTGAGGAAAAGCGTGTCTCAGGAATATTTGCCATGAAATAAATGATACTGTTTCATTCAAAATAACTTAATTTTAAACATGATTTTCGTCCTCAATAAAACCAATACAATTGCCAACCAGTTTTTGGCCGAATTGCGCGATACGGAGATTCAGCAGGATAAGGCCCGCTTTAGGCGCAACCAGGAAAAGCTGGGCGAAATTTTGGCCTATGAGCTTAGCAAAACCCTGCATTATCAAGCCAAAGAAGTACAAACCCCTTTGGGCATAGCCAACATCAATACTCCTGCCGACCAGCCCGTGTTGGGTACCATCCTGCGGGCCGGGCTGCCCTTTCACCAGGGCTTTATGCATTTTTTCGATCAGTCCGAATCGGCATTTATAACCGCCTATCGTAAAGTAAAAAGAGGAGGCTCGTTCCTGATCCAGGTAGACCATATCTCGACGCCGAACTTAAACGATAAAATCCTCATCCTGTGCGATACCATGCTGGCTACCGGCCAAAGCCTGGTATCTGTTTGTAAGGAGCTGATGGCACAATATAATATTAAAGAGCTGCACATAGCCGCCGTAATTGCCAGCACCGTGGGCATAGCGCATGTACGCGCCAACCTGCCTAAAGCCAAACTATGGGTATGCGCCATTGACGAGGAGATGACCAGTAAAGCCTATATTGTACCCGGCCTGGGCGATGCCGGAGATCTGGCGTTTGGCGAAAAGATGTAGTGGGATTTCGGAATTGGGATTTTCGATGTCGGGTTTTTAATTTTTTACAAAGGGTGGGGCAATCTCCACAAATTACATCCGCATTTTTTATAAATTAGGCTGTAGTTTAATTCCTGTACAAATGCTTGACGATTTTCCGTTTTATTT is drawn from Mucilaginibacter ginsenosidivorax and contains these coding sequences:
- a CDS encoding glycoside hydrolase family 2 TIM barrel-domain containing protein, translated to MTFYSFRLVVTYLMLCFLLLACNRVQPANNMGKTVFIKNENGKYTLYRNGKPFFVKGAAGYTNLKRLKEAGGNTIRVWDTLHLANILDSAQANNLAVIVGLPMPPSLKMDEFYNTPQAAIVTKKITSLINKYKNHPALLCWCLGNELSFPIRPRFNQFYTIFNNLVDVIHHDDPQHPVTTTTVGFQKEDIFNIQHRTPVDFISFNIFGSIQTLKQNLQDFKWLWSGPFLITEWSVEGPWVAGSQNIWGAYVEDSSTKKAEQYLAIYRNYMPVDNPRFLGSMVFYWGQKQELTPTWFSLFDEQGAQTEAVNAMQYLWTGKKAPMKAPDIKYMLVNNKGGHDNILFSPKTTTFAVAYMNEPDTAKLTYKWKLFAEDWFKPNGIFGEKPLKNIKDAFTENNGPVAKFKVPESEGPYRLYVYVYNNTGYFATANVPFYVLNNP
- the upp gene encoding uracil phosphoribosyltransferase — encoded protein: MIFVLNKTNTIANQFLAELRDTEIQQDKARFRRNQEKLGEILAYELSKTLHYQAKEVQTPLGIANINTPADQPVLGTILRAGLPFHQGFMHFFDQSESAFITAYRKVKRGGSFLIQVDHISTPNLNDKILILCDTMLATGQSLVSVCKELMAQYNIKELHIAAVIASTVGIAHVRANLPKAKLWVCAIDEEMTSKAYIVPGLGDAGDLAFGEKM